A DNA window from Vigna unguiculata cultivar IT97K-499-35 chromosome 10, ASM411807v1, whole genome shotgun sequence contains the following coding sequences:
- the LOC114166183 gene encoding uncharacterized protein LOC114166183, with amino-acid sequence MLEGHQVFGFGFVVVGLWHLFNNVKLHALSSKSFTSTLWFPTTKSRYLELYFVMACSTIFISLELFISPVHHQPFDPDGTIPTNHLHNFEHSSMAMSFLVYAFFALVLDAKCSKAQHELTHLLGALAFSQEYLLIHFHSSNHIGPENQYHYFLQLLILVSIITTLMGIGYPKSFLLGFVRSVNIVFLGVWLIVTGFLLYTPGFQSKGCVSHVKEYKVTCSDDKARHRAVALVNIQFSWLLIGITIFAMCFYLVLVRIYGEKVEYVSLSKEECYLEEDESNIDIECQKKSIQGKV; translated from the coding sequence ATGTTGGAGGGACATCAAGTTTTTGGCTTTGGCTTTGTTGTAGTTGGTTTGTGGCATCTCTTCAACAACGTGAAGCTCCATGCACTTAGTTCCAAATCCTTCACATCAACCCTATGGTTTCCCACCACAAAATCAAGATATTTAGAACTCTACTTTGTGATGGCATGCAGCACAATCTTCATCTCCTTGGAGCTTTTCATTTCTCCAGTTCATCACCAACCATTTGACCCTGATGGAACCATTCCCACCAACCATCTCCACAACTTTGAACACTCCTCCATGGCCATGTCCTTCTTGGTCTATGCCTTCTTTGCCCTAGTTCTTGATGCAAAATGCTCTAAAGCTCAACACGAGTTAACTCATCTCTTAGGAGCCTTAGCTTTTTCCCAAGAATACCTCCTCATCCACTTTCACTCCTCAAATCACATTGGACCAGAAAACCAATACCACTACTTCTTGCAACTTCTGATTCTTGTTTCCATTATCACCACCCTCATGGGAATTGGCTACCCTAAGAGCTTCTTGCTCGGCTTTGTTCGTTCCGTGAACATAGTTTTCCTCGGTGTGTGGCTTATAGTTACAGGGTTTCTGCTTTATACGCCAGGGTTTCAATCCAAAGGGTGCGTCTCGCACGTTAAAGAATATAAGGTCACATGCAGTGACGATAAGGCTCGTCATCGTGCTGTTGCTTTGGTGAACATTCAGTTCAGTTGGCTATTGATTGGAATCACCATTTTCGCTATGTGTTTCTACTTGGTTTTGGTTAGAATATACGGTGAAAAGGTGGAGTATGTTTCGTTGAGCAAGGAGGAATGTTACCTTGAAGAAGATGAGTCAAACATTGACATTGAATGCCAGAAGAAAAGCATACAGGGGAAAGTTTAA